The genomic segment CTGAATCGTGAAGCGCTCCCGCACCAACGTCCGCCCCGCCTCGCCGAGGCGGCGGCGCAGCCCGGGGTCGTCCACCAGCGCGCGAAGCGCGGCGGCGAGCGCGGGCGGGTCGTTCGGCGGGACGAGCAGGCCGGTCGCGCCGTCCCGCACCTGCTCGACCACGCCGCCGACGGCGGTCGAGACCACCGGCACGCCGAAGGCCGCGGCTTCCGC from the bacterium genome contains:
- a CDS encoding glycosyltransferase, with translation AEAAAFGVPVVSTAVGGVVEQVRDGATGLLVPPNDPPALAAALRALVDDPGLRRRLGEAGRTLVRERFTIQRNVQELAAAYDELLERPRAAFGWTSGWGPVAPWGRLVGAALRRRLGGRRTAGARGDSGDHVTTTARR